A genomic stretch from Gallus gallus isolate bGalGal1 chromosome 13, bGalGal1.mat.broiler.GRCg7b, whole genome shotgun sequence includes:
- the SLC6A7 gene encoding sodium-dependent proline transporter isoform X1 produces MKKIRQQQLCKPVTPELLVSPSSQDGDLGSQCPEDRGNWTGRLDFLLSCIGYCVGLGNVWRFPYRAYTNGGGAFLVPYFIMLAICGIPIFFMELSLGQFSSLGPLAVWKISPLFKGIGMGTILIVSLVAIYYNMIIAYVLFYLFASLTSDLPWQHCGNWWNTELCLDHRVIKAGNTTLPVNISNTVSPSEEYWSRYVLHIQGSSGIGDPGRIRWNLCLCLLLSWTIVYLCILKGVKSSGKVVYFTATFPYLILVMLLIRGVTLEGAWKGIYFYLTPQFDHLLSSKVWIEAALQIFYSLGVGFGGLLTFASYNTFHQNIYRDTFIVTLGNAITSILAGFAIFSVLGYMSQELGVPVNQVAKAGPGLAFVVYPQAMTMLPLSPFWSFLFFFMLLTLGLDSQVRTETTRPAAVPGTPGGSGDPLFLPMQFAFMETIVTAVTDEFPYYLRPKKAFFSAVICVGLFLMGLILTTEGGMYWLVLLDDYSAGFGLMVVVITTCLVVTRVYGMKRFCRDIHMMLGFQPGPYFRACWMVLSPATMMALLVYNIIKYQPSEYGSYRFPAWAEALGILMGLCSCLMIPAGMLMAVLQEEGTLWERFQQASRPTMDWGPSLEENRTGTYVASLAGSQSPKPLMVHMRKYGGITSYENTAIEVDQEIEEEEEESMM; encoded by the exons CCGGTGACACCAGAGCTCCTGGtgagccccagcagccaggACGGAGACCTGGGCTCCCAGTGCCCAGAAGACAGAGGGAACTGGACGGGACGTCTGGatttcctcctctcctgcatTGGGTACTGCGTGGGCCTGGGAAACGTCTGGAGGTTCCCCTACAGGGCTTACACCAATGGAGGAG GAGCTTTCTTGGTTCCTTACTTCATCATGCTGGCCATCTGCGGGATCCCCATCTTCTTCATGGAGCTGTCACTCGGGCAGTTCTCCAGCCTGGGGCCGCTCGCTGTCTGGAAGATCAGCCCTCTGTTTAAAG gCATTGGCATGGGCACCATCCTCATCGTCTCCCTGGTGGCCATTTACTACAATATGATCATTGCTTACGTTCTCTTCTACCTCTTTGCATCCCTCACAAGCGACTTGCCCTGGCAGCACTGTGGCAACTGGTGGAACACTGAGCTGTGCCTGGACCACCGCGTCATCAAGGCGGGGAACACCACCCTCCCCGTCAACATCTCCAACACTGTCAGCCCCAGCGAGGAGTACTGGAG CCGCTACGTTCTGCACATCCAAGGCAGCTCTGGGATTGGGGATCCTGGCAGGATCCGCTGGAACCTGTGTTTGTGCCTGCTCCTTTCCTGGACCATTGTGTACCTGTGCATCTTAAAGGGAGTCAAATCCTCCGGCAAG GTCGTGTACTTCACTGCCACCTTCCCATACCTCATCCTGGTGATGCTGCTTATCCGTGGTGTGACACTGGAGGGGGCCTGGAAGGGAATCTACTTTTACCTCACGCCCCAGTTTGACCACTTGCTGTCTTCCAAG GTGTGGATCGAAGCAGCGCTGCAGATTTTCTACTCCCTTGGGGTAGGCTTTGGGGGCCTCCTCACCTTTGCCTCGTACAACACTTTTCATCAGAACATCTACAG GGACACCTTCATAGTCACCCTGGGCAATGCCATCACCAGCATTTTGGCGGGGTTTGCCATCTTCTCTGTTTTGGGATACATGTCCCAGGAGCTCGGGGTCCCTGTCAACCAAGTGGCCAAAGCAG GTCCTGGCCTGGCTTTTGTGGTGTACCCCCAGGCCATGACAATGCTCCCCCTTTCTCCATTCTggtctttcctcttcttcttcatgCTGTTAACCTTGGGCCTGGATAGCCAGGTAAGGACAGAGACCACCAGGCCAGCTGCAGTGCCAGGCACCCCAGGGGGATCAGGGgatcctcttttccttcccatgcAGTTTGCCTTTATGGAGACTATTGTGACAGCAGTGACAGATGAATTTCCCTACTACCTGCGaccaaagaaagcttttttctcAGCTGTCATCTGCGTTGGCCTCTTCCTCATGGGACTGATCCTCACAACAGAG GGCGGGATGTACTGGCTGGTCCTGCTGGATGACTACAGCGCTGGCTTTGGTCTCATGGTGGTGGTGATTACAACCTGCCTGGTGGTGACACGTGTCTATG GCATGAAGAGGTTCTGCAGAGACATTCACATGATGCTGGGCTTCCAACCAGGGCCCTACTTCAGAGCCTGTTGGATGGTCCTGTCCCCAGCTACAATGATG GCACTGCTGGTGTACAACATCATCAAGTACCAGCCCTCTGAGTATGGCAGCTACCGCTTCCCTGCCTGGGCTGAGGCCTTGGGCATCCTCatggggctctgctcctgcctgaTGATTCCTGCAGGCATGCTCATGGCTGTGCTGCAAGAGGAAGGGACGCTGTGGGAG CGCTTCCAGCAAGCCAGCCGTCCCACCATGGATTGGGGCCCCTCACTGGAGGAGAACCGGACTGGTACATATGTGGCCAGCCTGGCTGGCAGCCAGTCCCCCAAACCACTGATGGTCCACATGCGGAAATACGGGGGCATCACCAGCTATGAGAACACGGCCATCGAGGTGGACCAGGAgattgaggaggaagaagaggagtccATGATGTGA
- the SLC6A7 gene encoding sodium-dependent proline transporter isoform X2, whose product MKKIRQQQLCKPVTPELLVSPSSQDGDLGSQCPEDRGNWTGRLDFLLSCIGYCVGLGNVWRFPYRAYTNGGGAFLVPYFIMLAICGIPIFFMELSLGQFSSLGPLAVWKISPLFKGIGMGTILIVSLVAIYYNMIIAYVLFYLFASLTSDLPWQHCGNWWNTELCLDHRVIKAGNTTLPVNISNTVSPSEEYWSRYVLHIQGSSGIGDPGRIRWNLCLCLLLSWTIVYLCILKGVKSSGKVVYFTATFPYLILVMLLIRGVTLEGAWKGIYFYLTPQFDHLLSSKVWIEAALQIFYSLGVGFGGLLTFASYNTFHQNIYRDTFIVTLGNAITSILAGFAIFSVLGYMSQELGVPVNQVAKAGPGLAFVVYPQAMTMLPLSPFWSFLFFFMLLTLGLDSQFAFMETIVTAVTDEFPYYLRPKKAFFSAVICVGLFLMGLILTTEGGMYWLVLLDDYSAGFGLMVVVITTCLVVTRVYGMKRFCRDIHMMLGFQPGPYFRACWMVLSPATMMALLVYNIIKYQPSEYGSYRFPAWAEALGILMGLCSCLMIPAGMLMAVLQEEGTLWERFQQASRPTMDWGPSLEENRTGTYVASLAGSQSPKPLMVHMRKYGGITSYENTAIEVDQEIEEEEEESMM is encoded by the exons CCGGTGACACCAGAGCTCCTGGtgagccccagcagccaggACGGAGACCTGGGCTCCCAGTGCCCAGAAGACAGAGGGAACTGGACGGGACGTCTGGatttcctcctctcctgcatTGGGTACTGCGTGGGCCTGGGAAACGTCTGGAGGTTCCCCTACAGGGCTTACACCAATGGAGGAG GAGCTTTCTTGGTTCCTTACTTCATCATGCTGGCCATCTGCGGGATCCCCATCTTCTTCATGGAGCTGTCACTCGGGCAGTTCTCCAGCCTGGGGCCGCTCGCTGTCTGGAAGATCAGCCCTCTGTTTAAAG gCATTGGCATGGGCACCATCCTCATCGTCTCCCTGGTGGCCATTTACTACAATATGATCATTGCTTACGTTCTCTTCTACCTCTTTGCATCCCTCACAAGCGACTTGCCCTGGCAGCACTGTGGCAACTGGTGGAACACTGAGCTGTGCCTGGACCACCGCGTCATCAAGGCGGGGAACACCACCCTCCCCGTCAACATCTCCAACACTGTCAGCCCCAGCGAGGAGTACTGGAG CCGCTACGTTCTGCACATCCAAGGCAGCTCTGGGATTGGGGATCCTGGCAGGATCCGCTGGAACCTGTGTTTGTGCCTGCTCCTTTCCTGGACCATTGTGTACCTGTGCATCTTAAAGGGAGTCAAATCCTCCGGCAAG GTCGTGTACTTCACTGCCACCTTCCCATACCTCATCCTGGTGATGCTGCTTATCCGTGGTGTGACACTGGAGGGGGCCTGGAAGGGAATCTACTTTTACCTCACGCCCCAGTTTGACCACTTGCTGTCTTCCAAG GTGTGGATCGAAGCAGCGCTGCAGATTTTCTACTCCCTTGGGGTAGGCTTTGGGGGCCTCCTCACCTTTGCCTCGTACAACACTTTTCATCAGAACATCTACAG GGACACCTTCATAGTCACCCTGGGCAATGCCATCACCAGCATTTTGGCGGGGTTTGCCATCTTCTCTGTTTTGGGATACATGTCCCAGGAGCTCGGGGTCCCTGTCAACCAAGTGGCCAAAGCAG GTCCTGGCCTGGCTTTTGTGGTGTACCCCCAGGCCATGACAATGCTCCCCCTTTCTCCATTCTggtctttcctcttcttcttcatgCTGTTAACCTTGGGCCTGGATAGCCAG TTTGCCTTTATGGAGACTATTGTGACAGCAGTGACAGATGAATTTCCCTACTACCTGCGaccaaagaaagcttttttctcAGCTGTCATCTGCGTTGGCCTCTTCCTCATGGGACTGATCCTCACAACAGAG GGCGGGATGTACTGGCTGGTCCTGCTGGATGACTACAGCGCTGGCTTTGGTCTCATGGTGGTGGTGATTACAACCTGCCTGGTGGTGACACGTGTCTATG GCATGAAGAGGTTCTGCAGAGACATTCACATGATGCTGGGCTTCCAACCAGGGCCCTACTTCAGAGCCTGTTGGATGGTCCTGTCCCCAGCTACAATGATG GCACTGCTGGTGTACAACATCATCAAGTACCAGCCCTCTGAGTATGGCAGCTACCGCTTCCCTGCCTGGGCTGAGGCCTTGGGCATCCTCatggggctctgctcctgcctgaTGATTCCTGCAGGCATGCTCATGGCTGTGCTGCAAGAGGAAGGGACGCTGTGGGAG CGCTTCCAGCAAGCCAGCCGTCCCACCATGGATTGGGGCCCCTCACTGGAGGAGAACCGGACTGGTACATATGTGGCCAGCCTGGCTGGCAGCCAGTCCCCCAAACCACTGATGGTCCACATGCGGAAATACGGGGGCATCACCAGCTATGAGAACACGGCCATCGAGGTGGACCAGGAgattgaggaggaagaagaggagtccATGATGTGA
- the SLC6A7 gene encoding sodium-dependent proline transporter isoform X3: protein MGTILIVSLVAIYYNMIIAYVLFYLFASLTSDLPWQHCGNWWNTELCLDHRVIKAGNTTLPVNISNTVSPSEEYWSRYVLHIQGSSGIGDPGRIRWNLCLCLLLSWTIVYLCILKGVKSSGKVVYFTATFPYLILVMLLIRGVTLEGAWKGIYFYLTPQFDHLLSSKVWIEAALQIFYSLGVGFGGLLTFASYNTFHQNIYRDTFIVTLGNAITSILAGFAIFSVLGYMSQELGVPVNQVAKAGPGLAFVVYPQAMTMLPLSPFWSFLFFFMLLTLGLDSQVRTETTRPAAVPGTPGGSGDPLFLPMQFAFMETIVTAVTDEFPYYLRPKKAFFSAVICVGLFLMGLILTTEGGMYWLVLLDDYSAGFGLMVVVITTCLVVTRVYGMKRFCRDIHMMLGFQPGPYFRACWMVLSPATMMALLVYNIIKYQPSEYGSYRFPAWAEALGILMGLCSCLMIPAGMLMAVLQEEGTLWERFQQASRPTMDWGPSLEENRTGTYVASLAGSQSPKPLMVHMRKYGGITSYENTAIEVDQEIEEEEEESMM from the exons ATGGGCACCATCCTCATCGTCTCCCTGGTGGCCATTTACTACAATATGATCATTGCTTACGTTCTCTTCTACCTCTTTGCATCCCTCACAAGCGACTTGCCCTGGCAGCACTGTGGCAACTGGTGGAACACTGAGCTGTGCCTGGACCACCGCGTCATCAAGGCGGGGAACACCACCCTCCCCGTCAACATCTCCAACACTGTCAGCCCCAGCGAGGAGTACTGGAG CCGCTACGTTCTGCACATCCAAGGCAGCTCTGGGATTGGGGATCCTGGCAGGATCCGCTGGAACCTGTGTTTGTGCCTGCTCCTTTCCTGGACCATTGTGTACCTGTGCATCTTAAAGGGAGTCAAATCCTCCGGCAAG GTCGTGTACTTCACTGCCACCTTCCCATACCTCATCCTGGTGATGCTGCTTATCCGTGGTGTGACACTGGAGGGGGCCTGGAAGGGAATCTACTTTTACCTCACGCCCCAGTTTGACCACTTGCTGTCTTCCAAG GTGTGGATCGAAGCAGCGCTGCAGATTTTCTACTCCCTTGGGGTAGGCTTTGGGGGCCTCCTCACCTTTGCCTCGTACAACACTTTTCATCAGAACATCTACAG GGACACCTTCATAGTCACCCTGGGCAATGCCATCACCAGCATTTTGGCGGGGTTTGCCATCTTCTCTGTTTTGGGATACATGTCCCAGGAGCTCGGGGTCCCTGTCAACCAAGTGGCCAAAGCAG GTCCTGGCCTGGCTTTTGTGGTGTACCCCCAGGCCATGACAATGCTCCCCCTTTCTCCATTCTggtctttcctcttcttcttcatgCTGTTAACCTTGGGCCTGGATAGCCAGGTAAGGACAGAGACCACCAGGCCAGCTGCAGTGCCAGGCACCCCAGGGGGATCAGGGgatcctcttttccttcccatgcAGTTTGCCTTTATGGAGACTATTGTGACAGCAGTGACAGATGAATTTCCCTACTACCTGCGaccaaagaaagcttttttctcAGCTGTCATCTGCGTTGGCCTCTTCCTCATGGGACTGATCCTCACAACAGAG GGCGGGATGTACTGGCTGGTCCTGCTGGATGACTACAGCGCTGGCTTTGGTCTCATGGTGGTGGTGATTACAACCTGCCTGGTGGTGACACGTGTCTATG GCATGAAGAGGTTCTGCAGAGACATTCACATGATGCTGGGCTTCCAACCAGGGCCCTACTTCAGAGCCTGTTGGATGGTCCTGTCCCCAGCTACAATGATG GCACTGCTGGTGTACAACATCATCAAGTACCAGCCCTCTGAGTATGGCAGCTACCGCTTCCCTGCCTGGGCTGAGGCCTTGGGCATCCTCatggggctctgctcctgcctgaTGATTCCTGCAGGCATGCTCATGGCTGTGCTGCAAGAGGAAGGGACGCTGTGGGAG CGCTTCCAGCAAGCCAGCCGTCCCACCATGGATTGGGGCCCCTCACTGGAGGAGAACCGGACTGGTACATATGTGGCCAGCCTGGCTGGCAGCCAGTCCCCCAAACCACTGATGGTCCACATGCGGAAATACGGGGGCATCACCAGCTATGAGAACACGGCCATCGAGGTGGACCAGGAgattgaggaggaagaagaggagtccATGATGTGA